One Armatimonadota bacterium genomic window carries:
- a CDS encoding acyl-CoA dehydrogenase family protein — MDFAPTPEHEQIREAAFKFGQNEIVPGLRDRDREAKSDRATLESMGAAGMLGVSVPEGYGGMGADYVSLGIVCEELERADTSARVVLSVHNGLHTMTLMQWGTDEQKRRWLPDLATGKRIGAFGLTEPSAGSDAANLKTTARKDGDSYVINGQKAWISLSDYADAFLVVTRLAETDAKAPYAAFIVDRNTPGFSSRPIHGKLGVRAGNTGEIFFQDMRVPADCMLGQEGDGFKVAMSALDHGRYTVAAGAVGIITACLDACVRYADERTVGGEAIGRKQLVQQMIASMVRGREIGRLLYYKVGWMKNKGLRHTREVSMAKWVNCEAAFDAANKAVEIHGAYGFCDEFPVERYFRNSRGAMIYEGTHEIHTLMQAEYEMGYRSDKPLARTLPTWPFEN, encoded by the coding sequence ATGGACTTCGCACCGACCCCCGAGCACGAGCAGATCCGAGAGGCCGCGTTCAAGTTCGGTCAGAACGAGATCGTCCCCGGACTCCGCGACCGCGACCGCGAAGCGAAGTCCGACCGTGCGACCCTCGAGAGCATGGGAGCAGCCGGCATGCTCGGTGTCTCCGTCCCCGAAGGCTATGGCGGGATGGGTGCGGACTACGTCAGCCTCGGCATCGTCTGCGAAGAGCTGGAACGCGCGGACACTTCGGCCCGCGTCGTCCTCAGCGTCCACAACGGCCTCCACACCATGACCCTCATGCAATGGGGCACGGACGAGCAGAAACGCCGCTGGCTCCCCGACCTCGCGACGGGCAAGCGGATCGGCGCGTTCGGACTGACCGAACCGAGCGCCGGATCCGACGCGGCGAACCTTAAGACTACGGCCCGCAAAGACGGCGACTCCTATGTGATCAACGGGCAGAAGGCCTGGATCAGCCTGAGCGACTACGCTGACGCCTTCCTCGTCGTGACGCGCCTCGCGGAGACGGATGCCAAAGCTCCTTATGCCGCGTTCATCGTCGACCGGAACACTCCCGGATTTTCGAGCCGCCCCATTCACGGCAAGCTTGGCGTGCGGGCGGGCAACACGGGCGAGATTTTCTTCCAAGACATGCGCGTCCCGGCCGACTGCATGTTGGGCCAAGAAGGGGACGGCTTCAAAGTCGCGATGTCGGCCCTCGACCATGGCCGCTACACGGTCGCGGCCGGCGCCGTCGGCATCATCACGGCCTGCCTCGACGCGTGTGTCCGGTACGCAGACGAGCGGACGGTCGGGGGAGAAGCGATCGGGCGCAAACAGCTCGTGCAACAGATGATCGCATCGATGGTGCGCGGACGCGAGATCGGCAGGCTCCTCTATTACAAGGTCGGGTGGATGAAGAACAAAGGCCTGCGGCACACGCGCGAAGTCTCGATGGCAAAGTGGGTGAACTGCGAGGCAGCCTTCGACGCGGCGAACAAAGCGGTCGAGATCCACGGCGCGTACGGGTTCTGCGACGAGTTCCCCGTCGAGCGCTATTTCCGCAATTCGCGCGGCGCGATGATCTACGAAGGCACCCACGAGATCCACACCCTCATGCAGGCCGAGTACGAGATGGGCTACCGGTCGGACAAACCGTTGGCGCGAACCCTGCCGACGTGGCCGTTTGAAAACTGA
- a CDS encoding alpha/beta fold hydrolase: MKRACIVSTLILSVSAGAAQVRPTGTMELALVRERHKTLFGALGMPEPKNAIALFKLTYASRDPRGRSTTLSALVAVPKGVAPRGLVVYCHGTQTERAQSPSKFSGKNGVAEAEAAVLGLATGPYVVLLPDYLGHGDHPGVHPYPMGSVNADGVLDAVRALRKVPGRPFALGSKLFVTGYSEGGAVAMWSTRKMESASDFDFGPDYSVPMSGPYDLQDTIVDWLTSKTTDGKLYAFKVLGLAYSAYGLQRNRPGLKLDDFFVPSFASYVPKVFGGDETKIAQRLLVKAVQLGALQQVDRIVQPKFLKAMQERDRKNPLVAAFVQNTCLDWTPRTPMTLVYLPTDTVVVQRHTLKAVAEFRRRGILEDQVKVVALPPGQLGHVTAMVPALSVARRAFDGR; encoded by the coding sequence ATGAAACGTGCCTGCATCGTTTCGACGCTGATCCTCTCCGTGAGTGCCGGGGCTGCACAGGTCCGCCCGACCGGAACCATGGAACTCGCGCTAGTCCGGGAGCGGCACAAGACTCTCTTCGGTGCGCTCGGCATGCCCGAACCTAAGAACGCGATCGCGCTTTTCAAGCTCACGTACGCTTCTCGCGACCCGAGGGGGCGATCGACGACGCTCAGCGCGCTCGTCGCTGTTCCGAAGGGCGTCGCACCGCGCGGACTTGTGGTCTATTGTCACGGGACGCAGACAGAGCGGGCACAGTCACCGAGCAAGTTTTCGGGCAAGAACGGAGTCGCCGAGGCAGAAGCGGCCGTACTCGGCCTCGCCACAGGCCCCTATGTCGTGCTGTTGCCCGACTATCTGGGTCATGGCGACCATCCGGGAGTGCACCCGTATCCGATGGGTTCAGTCAACGCCGACGGCGTCCTCGATGCGGTCCGAGCTTTGCGCAAGGTTCCTGGAAGGCCGTTCGCGCTCGGTTCGAAGCTGTTCGTCACGGGCTATTCGGAGGGCGGCGCGGTCGCCATGTGGTCGACGAGGAAGATGGAGTCAGCTTCCGACTTTGACTTCGGCCCGGACTACTCCGTGCCGATGTCGGGCCCGTATGACCTGCAGGACACGATCGTCGACTGGCTGACTTCGAAGACGACCGACGGCAAGCTTTACGCGTTCAAAGTGCTCGGCCTGGCGTATTCGGCTTATGGGCTCCAGCGCAATCGACCCGGGCTGAAGCTGGACGACTTTTTCGTGCCCTCGTTCGCGAGTTACGTCCCGAAAGTGTTCGGTGGCGACGAAACGAAGATCGCGCAGCGGCTACTGGTCAAGGCTGTCCAGCTTGGCGCACTTCAACAGGTCGATCGCATCGTGCAGCCCAAGTTTCTCAAAGCGATGCAGGAGAGGGACCGCAAGAACCCGCTCGTGGCTGCGTTCGTGCAGAACACCTGCCTCGATTGGACGCCTCGGACACCGATGACGCTCGTCTACCTTCCGACGGACACCGTCGTCGTGCAGCGACACACGTTGAAGGCGGTCGCGGAGTTCCGTCGGCGCGGGATTTTGGAAGATCAGGTGAAGGTGGTCGCGCTTCCGCCCGGCCAACTCGGACATGTCACAGCGATGGTGCCTGCGTTGTCTGTGGCACGACGGGCGTTCGACGGTCGATAG
- a CDS encoding alpha/beta fold hydrolase yields MKLAFFTLCSVLSAVVFAQSDDLPRKAAFGVSLGPATEAEAKAAGIPANVAAKITRVSPGMTAAALDVKVGDILVTFGGEAYRGPAVIGAYCKKNLSGSPLVVEVFRDGKRTKLTGKLIERPRQREEGLDVLYTSVTSKGKKIRVIVTSPKGKTSSPTLFLIGGIGAYSIDGDYAGTAYGNVLGPIARKGYAIVRIDKPGQGDSEGPDYGDLLFDDECDAYLQALKLVKTLPVVDKDRIAVFGHSMGGAFGPIVAAQEKVAGVATYGTMSKTWLEYQLENIRRQSLLAGAAPAEVDKMMHSQAEVNFYVFGKGMSLEDLRKQHPELEEALREFAPDGKTYSGVGIPFFQQLATKNLPEAWAKAGCNVLAMYGENDFITCEADHRFIADTVNAASPGKGEFQLVAQSDHGFMKTASQKESMTNWGKGGTFNPAVIDVLTAWLEKVIGKGA; encoded by the coding sequence GTGAAACTCGCTTTCTTCACCCTCTGTTCCGTCCTATCTGCGGTCGTTTTCGCGCAGTCGGACGACCTTCCGCGCAAGGCCGCTTTCGGGGTCTCGCTCGGCCCGGCCACGGAGGCCGAGGCCAAAGCCGCCGGGATCCCCGCGAACGTGGCGGCGAAGATCACCCGCGTGTCGCCCGGAATGACGGCCGCGGCCCTGGACGTCAAAGTCGGCGACATCCTCGTCACCTTCGGCGGAGAAGCCTATAGGGGGCCCGCCGTCATCGGCGCCTACTGCAAGAAGAACCTTTCGGGTTCGCCCCTTGTCGTGGAGGTCTTCCGTGACGGGAAGAGGACGAAGCTCACCGGGAAGCTGATCGAGCGTCCGCGCCAAAGGGAGGAAGGACTCGACGTCCTCTACACGAGCGTCACGAGCAAAGGAAAGAAGATCCGCGTCATCGTCACGTCGCCGAAAGGAAAGACTTCGTCCCCGACCCTGTTCTTGATCGGCGGGATCGGCGCCTACAGCATCGACGGTGACTACGCAGGGACCGCCTACGGCAACGTTTTGGGACCGATCGCCCGCAAAGGCTATGCGATCGTCCGGATCGACAAGCCGGGCCAAGGGGACAGCGAAGGGCCTGACTACGGCGACCTGCTCTTCGATGACGAATGCGACGCCTATCTCCAAGCGCTCAAACTGGTGAAGACGCTACCCGTGGTCGACAAGGACCGGATCGCAGTCTTCGGGCACAGCATGGGCGGAGCTTTCGGCCCGATCGTCGCCGCCCAGGAGAAAGTCGCCGGCGTCGCCACGTACGGGACGATGTCGAAGACGTGGCTCGAGTACCAGTTGGAAAACATCCGCAGGCAATCCTTGCTCGCGGGAGCGGCTCCCGCTGAAGTCGACAAGATGATGCACTCACAGGCGGAAGTGAACTTCTACGTCTTCGGGAAGGGCATGAGCCTCGAAGACCTCCGGAAGCAGCACCCCGAACTGGAGGAAGCCCTGCGTGAATTCGCGCCGGACGGCAAGACCTATTCCGGGGTCGGCATCCCGTTCTTCCAGCAGCTCGCGACGAAGAACCTTCCCGAGGCCTGGGCCAAGGCAGGATGCAACGTGCTGGCGATGTACGGCGAGAACGACTTCATCACTTGCGAGGCCGACCACCGCTTCATCGCCGACACGGTGAACGCCGCTTCACCTGGAAAGGGCGAATTCCAACTCGTCGCTCAGAGCGACCACGGCTTCATGAAGACCGCGTCCCAAAAGGAGAGCATGACGAACTGGGGCAAAGGCGGAACCTTCAACCCGGCCGTCATCGACGTCCTGACCGCTTGGTTGGAGAAAGTGATCGGGAAGGGTGCGTAG
- a CDS encoding S41 family peptidase: MTLTPLLALFAVLAPVPPAPQVSASAPPSSSNVDKATRTATVETLIKEMNERYVLPDAAKTIEGSLRKWMSEESFASLDDPLAFSAKVNEILKSGATDAHLRFRYSASSLPKRERPTEPSSDELRRYAEQTRYANANFEKVERLPGNVGYVRFGGFADPKDMERPLEGAMRFLANADAFIVDLRGNGGGDPAGVRLFCSYFFEAKPVHLNDIFFRNGAKVEKQEFWTLKKVAGPRFPNAPLFVLTSKRTGSGAEECAYNFQQLKRGTIIGEPTWGGANPGGMVRLGDHFACFIPVGRAQNPYTKTNWEGTGVLPDVKADPTTSLKDAHVMALKKLIADSKDAERKRLLEQVLEETVKGA, from the coding sequence ATGACCCTTACCCCCCTTCTCGCCCTCTTCGCCGTTCTCGCGCCTGTCCCGCCGGCCCCCCAAGTCTCGGCTTCCGCTCCGCCGTCTTCGTCGAACGTCGACAAGGCGACGCGCACGGCCACGGTCGAAACCTTGATCAAGGAGATGAACGAGCGTTATGTCCTTCCCGATGCGGCCAAGACGATCGAAGGGTCGCTTAGGAAATGGATGTCGGAAGAGTCCTTTGCGTCCCTTGACGATCCGCTGGCCTTTTCGGCGAAAGTCAACGAGATCCTGAAATCCGGTGCGACCGACGCGCACTTGCGGTTCCGGTATTCGGCGTCCTCGCTTCCGAAGCGGGAACGTCCGACGGAGCCGTCTTCTGACGAACTTCGGCGGTACGCCGAACAGACCCGGTACGCGAACGCGAACTTTGAGAAGGTCGAACGCCTTCCTGGGAACGTCGGCTACGTCCGGTTCGGCGGCTTCGCCGATCCGAAGGACATGGAACGGCCGCTGGAGGGCGCCATGCGCTTTTTGGCCAATGCCGACGCGTTCATCGTCGACCTGCGCGGCAACGGAGGCGGCGACCCCGCCGGCGTCCGGTTGTTCTGCAGCTACTTCTTCGAAGCGAAACCGGTCCACTTGAACGATATCTTCTTCCGCAACGGGGCCAAGGTCGAGAAGCAGGAGTTCTGGACGTTGAAGAAGGTCGCCGGCCCGAGGTTTCCGAACGCGCCCCTCTTCGTCCTGACGAGCAAGCGGACCGGCTCCGGAGCGGAGGAATGCGCCTACAACTTCCAGCAACTCAAACGCGGAACGATCATCGGGGAACCGACTTGGGGCGGCGCCAATCCGGGAGGCATGGTCCGTCTCGGTGACCACTTCGCATGCTTCATTCCGGTCGGACGGGCCCAGAACCCGTATACGAAGACCAACTGGGAGGGCACAGGCGTTCTTCCGGACGTGAAAGCCGACCCGACGACGTCTCTGAAGGACGCTCACGTGATGGCCTTGAAGAAGCTCATTGCCGACAGCAAGGACGCGGAACGGAAGCGCCTGCTGGAGCAAGTGCTGGAAGAGACCGTCAAAGGAGCCTGA
- a CDS encoding TetR/AcrR family transcriptional regulator — MTATTILRTSTKDLILDATDRLMARFGFRKMTMDDVAKEAGISKRTIYVHFQSKEDVGLSSIGRVVERVHDELRQIASEDLPRDEKLRRMLRRRVLGRIEQVRDYAHSLDELFEAVRPAYMARRAMVFAVERGLISNVLADGIPPSPKVEAMAENLLLATNAFLPYSLSVRELGSPESLGHKLDSMIDTLLYGVTA; from the coding sequence ATGACGGCGACGACAATACTGCGAACGTCCACGAAGGACCTGATCCTGGACGCGACAGACCGCTTGATGGCCCGGTTCGGTTTTCGGAAGATGACGATGGACGACGTCGCAAAGGAAGCCGGGATCAGCAAGCGGACGATCTACGTCCATTTCCAGAGCAAGGAGGACGTCGGTCTCAGCTCGATCGGCCGCGTCGTCGAACGCGTCCACGACGAACTGCGCCAGATCGCGTCCGAGGACCTTCCGCGCGACGAAAAACTGCGTCGCATGTTGCGCCGGAGGGTCCTCGGGCGTATCGAACAGGTCCGCGATTACGCCCACAGCCTCGACGAGCTGTTCGAAGCCGTCCGTCCGGCGTATATGGCCCGCCGTGCGATGGTCTTCGCTGTCGAGCGCGGCCTGATCTCGAACGTCCTCGCCGATGGCATCCCGCCTTCCCCGAAAGTCGAAGCGATGGCCGAAAACCTCCTTCTGGCCACCAACGCCTTTTTGCCGTACAGCCTCAGTGTCCGCGAACTCGGTTCCCCCGAATCTCTCGGACACAAACTGGACTCCATGATCGACACCCTCCTTTACGGCGTCACCGCCTGA
- a CDS encoding cupin domain-containing protein, producing the protein MQKVDVREKFGLFADHWNPRIVADLNGQQVKLVRFRGPFVWHSHEDEDEMFFVVSGSFTMELRDGDVRLTAGQFLVVPRGVEHRPVAEEEVCVMLFEPASTLNTGDAGGDLTRTELDRV; encoded by the coding sequence TTGCAGAAAGTAGACGTCAGGGAGAAGTTCGGACTGTTCGCCGACCACTGGAACCCCCGGATCGTGGCCGACCTCAATGGTCAGCAGGTCAAGCTCGTCCGGTTCCGGGGCCCGTTCGTCTGGCACAGCCACGAGGATGAAGACGAGATGTTCTTCGTCGTGTCAGGATCGTTCACGATGGAGCTTCGCGACGGCGACGTCCGACTGACGGCAGGACAGTTCTTGGTGGTGCCACGAGGCGTCGAGCACCGGCCGGTCGCCGAAGAGGAGGTGTGCGTCATGCTCTTCGAGCCCGCGTCCACCCTCAATACGGGTGACGCGGGCGGAGACTTGACCCGGACGGAGCTCGACCGGGTTTGA
- a CDS encoding TlpA family protein disulfide reductase, with translation MRRFLSPVLVIAAAVCMAGTVEDGYPNPSVKKTLYAKNDLRGKKAPELKIEKWLNGAPESMKGKILFVDFWATWCGPCRELIPEVNQWSKKFGKDIVFVGLSNESEDTVTKFMASTKMDYHIAVDTKSQTSKALGVQGIPHVMIVSPDGIVRWQGFPGSTEDPLTEKVLEQIVKASRAGQERR, from the coding sequence ATGCGACGCTTCCTTTCGCCGGTCCTCGTCATCGCTGCGGCCGTCTGCATGGCCGGAACGGTCGAAGACGGCTACCCGAACCCGTCCGTCAAGAAGACCCTTTACGCGAAGAACGACCTTCGCGGCAAGAAAGCGCCCGAACTCAAGATCGAAAAGTGGCTCAACGGCGCACCGGAATCGATGAAGGGCAAGATCCTGTTCGTCGACTTCTGGGCGACCTGGTGCGGCCCCTGCCGGGAGCTGATCCCTGAAGTCAACCAATGGTCGAAAAAGTTCGGGAAGGACATCGTCTTCGTAGGGCTGAGCAACGAATCCGAGGACACGGTCACGAAGTTCATGGCCTCGACCAAGATGGACTACCACATCGCCGTCGACACCAAGTCACAAACGTCGAAGGCCCTTGGAGTTCAAGGCATCCCCCACGTGATGATCGTCAGTCCGGACGGGATCGTCCGCTGGCAAGGCTTCCCTGGAAGCACGGAAGACCCGTTGACGGAGAAGGTCTTGGAGCAGATCGTCAAGGCGAGCAGGGCCGGCCAAGAGCGGCGTTAG
- a CDS encoding Gfo/Idh/MocA family oxidoreductase: MDPMTRRDVLKKTGAAAAAVTIAPFAKAVDVATPWKRPVSANDKLVVGLIGCGGMGASNMRTLMQYDDVEFAAVCDVDTSRMPGDIAEIKKKYGRDPQVYKDYRQMLDRKDIDAVIVGTPDHWHALNLIHACQAGKDSYCEKPISHNITEAVAMAAAAKKYGRIVQVGTWQRSTKEFTDALAYVKSGKLGKIVLCRAWISDGTRIGRKKPIAPPSNLDYDMWIGPAKMVPYQDNKVHWNWRWVMNTGGGLTTDWGVHMMDIALLGMSKGIDLVMPTEVSTVGGQFAFKDDDRDAPDTIESIYRFKDPDFVMHWSVNRDHPGKPGHGTEFVSEDGKTVRVWRGGWTVLDADGKELPKEEAPAPESHWRQWVDCVKSRKAPIADVSSIAQTTIVCHLSNAALMSGETVRWDKSKMDIVGKAGKNTMAYRREYRKPYALPKV; this comes from the coding sequence ATGGACCCGATGACGAGAAGGGACGTGCTGAAAAAGACCGGAGCCGCCGCGGCGGCCGTGACGATCGCGCCGTTCGCCAAGGCGGTGGACGTCGCGACACCTTGGAAGAGGCCGGTCTCGGCCAACGACAAACTGGTCGTGGGTCTGATCGGATGCGGCGGAATGGGTGCATCGAACATGCGGACGTTGATGCAGTACGACGACGTCGAGTTCGCCGCCGTGTGCGACGTCGACACTTCGCGCATGCCTGGCGACATCGCCGAGATCAAGAAGAAGTACGGCCGGGATCCCCAGGTCTACAAAGACTATCGTCAGATGCTCGACAGGAAAGACATCGACGCGGTGATCGTCGGGACTCCGGACCACTGGCACGCCTTGAACCTGATCCACGCCTGCCAGGCCGGAAAGGACTCGTACTGCGAAAAACCGATCTCGCACAACATCACCGAAGCCGTCGCGATGGCGGCCGCGGCCAAGAAGTACGGTCGGATCGTCCAGGTCGGGACGTGGCAGCGGTCGACCAAAGAGTTCACCGACGCCCTCGCTTATGTCAAGTCCGGCAAACTTGGCAAGATCGTGCTGTGCCGCGCTTGGATCTCCGATGGGACGCGGATCGGTCGAAAAAAGCCGATCGCCCCGCCGAGCAACCTCGATTACGACATGTGGATCGGCCCGGCCAAAATGGTGCCTTACCAGGACAACAAGGTCCACTGGAACTGGCGGTGGGTCATGAACACGGGAGGCGGACTGACCACCGACTGGGGCGTCCACATGATGGACATCGCACTGCTCGGCATGAGCAAGGGTATCGACCTCGTCATGCCGACGGAGGTCAGCACCGTGGGCGGACAGTTCGCGTTCAAAGACGACGACCGTGACGCTCCGGACACGATCGAATCGATCTATCGCTTTAAGGACCCTGACTTCGTGATGCATTGGTCGGTCAACCGCGACCATCCAGGCAAACCTGGCCACGGCACGGAGTTCGTCAGCGAAGACGGGAAGACCGTCCGCGTCTGGCGCGGCGGCTGGACCGTCCTCGATGCCGATGGAAAGGAACTGCCCAAGGAAGAGGCCCCGGCGCCTGAGAGCCACTGGCGTCAATGGGTCGACTGTGTGAAGAGCAGGAAGGCTCCGATCGCCGACGTTTCCTCGATCGCTCAGACCACCATCGTCTGCCATCTGTCCAACGCCGCCCTGATGTCCGGAGAGACCGTCCGGTGGGACAAGTCGAAAATGGACATCGTCGGCAAGGCCGGGAAGAACACCATGGCTTACCGTCGGGAATACCGGAAGCCTTACGCCCTACCGAAAGTTTAG
- a CDS encoding GNAT family N-acetyltransferase, translated as MSDRIELTRTDGSDEAFRLLTMELDAFLNVLDGPDSAKFQALNQSGPMMSVVVARLDGRPAGCGALRAVDAKTVEIKRMYVRPTARGQGVGAAVLRELETWAKETGYERAVLETAVELRPAQRLYESSGFVRVPNYGPYVGIERSLCYAKDLEAS; from the coding sequence ATGTCCGACCGGATCGAACTGACCCGCACCGATGGGAGCGATGAAGCGTTCCGACTTCTCACCATGGAATTGGACGCGTTCCTGAACGTCCTCGACGGCCCGGATTCGGCCAAGTTCCAGGCATTGAACCAGAGCGGACCGATGATGTCCGTCGTCGTCGCCCGGCTCGACGGCAGGCCCGCGGGCTGCGGCGCTCTTCGAGCCGTCGACGCGAAGACGGTCGAAATCAAGCGGATGTACGTCCGACCGACGGCGAGAGGCCAGGGCGTCGGTGCCGCCGTTTTGCGCGAGCTCGAAACTTGGGCCAAGGAGACGGGCTATGAGAGGGCCGTCCTCGAGACAGCAGTCGAACTTCGACCTGCCCAAAGGTTGTACGAGTCGTCCGGTTTCGTCAGGGTCCCGAACTACGGGCCGTACGTCGGGATCGAAAGAAGCTTGTGCTACGCCAAGGACCTTGAGGCGTCCTAG
- a CDS encoding iron-containing redox enzyme family protein, translated as MTDVRKRLEAIVAEHNLLNHPFYQAWSAGTLPKEALATYAAEWGNFVALVPKGWSAHGEDAIAAEEVTHVALWDDFAKDLGTQVAPASIPQMQALEGVCDRNFSDAVTSVGSLYAFEAQQPHTSTSKLKGLQEHYTLSAEGEEYFRVHCDDVHEMEVLAQHAERMSPEDQDRTVAACEETAKALWNALSGVHDVHCAVA; from the coding sequence ATGACCGACGTCAGGAAGAGGCTCGAAGCGATCGTCGCCGAACACAACTTGCTGAACCACCCGTTCTATCAGGCCTGGAGCGCCGGCACCCTGCCCAAGGAAGCCCTCGCCACTTACGCCGCCGAATGGGGCAACTTCGTCGCTCTCGTCCCGAAAGGCTGGAGCGCGCACGGCGAGGACGCGATCGCCGCAGAAGAAGTGACGCACGTCGCCCTCTGGGACGACTTCGCGAAGGATCTCGGAACTCAGGTCGCTCCGGCCTCGATCCCGCAAATGCAAGCCCTGGAAGGGGTCTGCGACCGGAACTTTTCCGACGCCGTGACGTCCGTCGGCTCGCTCTACGCCTTCGAGGCCCAGCAGCCGCACACGTCGACGTCCAAGCTCAAAGGTCTGCAAGAGCACTACACCCTTTCGGCCGAGGGCGAAGAGTACTTCCGCGTCCACTGCGACGACGTCCACGAAATGGAAGTCCTCGCGCAACACGCCGAGCGCATGTCCCCTGAAGACCAGGACCGCACCGTCGCGGCGTGCGAAGAGACGGCCAAGGCTCTGTGGAACGCCCTGAGCGGCGTCCACGACGTGCACTGCGCCGTCGCCTGA
- a CDS encoding L-fucose isomerase translates to MHNAHNRLRGRLPKVGIRPVIDGRYGGVRESLEGTVMGMAKAAADLVSSSLHHSCGLPVECVVADGCIGGASEAAKCEDKFLCEGVGLSLTVTPCWCYGSETVDLHPTRPKAIWGFNGTERPGAVYLAAALAGHAQKGVPCFGIYGRDVQESGDATVPADVRDKILRFVRAGTAAATMQGNSYLAIGGVSMGIAGSIVDQPFFEKTLGLRVETVDMSEIDRRIAHGVFDVDEYERALLWTRANCREGKDWNSDDKKRSRHRHDEEWETSVKMALIARDLMVGNPKLAEIGHQEAAEGHNALAAGFQGQRQWTDFRPNGDYMEAVLCSSFDWDGVRQPYVFATENDSLNAASMLLGHLMTGTAQLFSDVRTYWSAGAVERVTGWRPDGVLEGGFIHLINSGPSALDWTGAAGGRVKPWWEMTESDVEACLQATEWCPSMTEYFPGGGWSTDFLTVGGMPVTMCRINLVGGLGPVIQVAEGWTVDLPPHVHKVLDERTNPTWPTTWFVPRLTGHGPFESVYGVMAAWGANHGAISYGHIGADLVTLASVLRIPVDMHNCDDVFRPAVWSRFGALEEQGADFRACSAFGPLWG, encoded by the coding sequence ATGCACAACGCCCATAACCGGCTCCGCGGCCGACTGCCGAAGGTCGGGATCCGACCGGTCATCGACGGCCGTTACGGTGGCGTCCGCGAATCGCTCGAGGGGACGGTCATGGGGATGGCGAAGGCGGCGGCGGACCTTGTCTCGTCTTCGCTGCACCATTCGTGCGGGCTACCCGTCGAATGCGTCGTCGCCGACGGTTGCATAGGGGGAGCAAGCGAAGCGGCCAAGTGCGAGGACAAGTTCCTGTGCGAAGGCGTCGGCCTGAGCCTGACCGTGACGCCTTGCTGGTGCTACGGGAGCGAGACGGTCGACCTCCATCCGACGCGACCGAAAGCGATCTGGGGGTTCAACGGAACGGAGCGGCCCGGTGCCGTCTATCTCGCCGCGGCCCTTGCCGGACACGCACAGAAGGGAGTCCCGTGCTTCGGGATTTACGGGCGCGACGTCCAGGAATCGGGCGACGCCACCGTGCCGGCCGACGTCCGCGACAAAATCTTGCGGTTCGTACGGGCGGGAACGGCCGCCGCGACGATGCAGGGGAACTCGTATCTGGCGATCGGCGGCGTCAGCATGGGAATCGCCGGGTCGATCGTCGACCAGCCGTTCTTCGAGAAGACGCTCGGTCTCAGGGTCGAGACGGTCGACATGTCGGAAATCGACCGACGGATCGCCCACGGCGTGTTCGACGTGGACGAATACGAGCGTGCGCTGTTGTGGACGCGCGCGAACTGTAGGGAAGGGAAGGACTGGAACAGCGACGACAAGAAGCGTTCGCGGCACCGTCACGACGAAGAGTGGGAGACGTCGGTCAAGATGGCCCTGATCGCGCGCGACCTGATGGTCGGGAACCCGAAGCTTGCCGAAATCGGCCATCAAGAGGCCGCTGAGGGCCACAACGCCCTCGCCGCCGGGTTCCAAGGACAGCGACAGTGGACCGACTTCCGCCCGAACGGGGATTATATGGAAGCCGTGCTGTGCTCCAGTTTCGACTGGGACGGCGTGCGTCAACCGTACGTTTTTGCGACCGAAAACGACTCGCTTAATGCGGCTTCCATGTTGTTGGGGCACCTGATGACCGGCACGGCCCAACTTTTTAGCGACGTCCGCACGTACTGGTCGGCCGGCGCGGTGGAGCGCGTGACCGGTTGGCGTCCGGACGGTGTCCTCGAAGGGGGGTTCATCCACTTGATCAATTCGGGCCCGTCGGCGCTCGACTGGACGGGGGCCGCAGGCGGACGTGTCAAGCCTTGGTGGGAGATGACGGAGTCCGACGTCGAAGCCTGTCTGCAAGCCACCGAGTGGTGCCCGTCGATGACGGAATACTTCCCGGGCGGAGGCTGGTCGACGGACTTCTTGACCGTCGGCGGTATGCCTGTCACGATGTGCCGGATCAATCTGGTGGGTGGCCTCGGTCCGGTCATACAGGTCGCAGAAGGTTGGACGGTCGATCTTCCGCCTCACGTCCACAAAGTGCTCGACGAGAGGACGAACCCCACGTGGCCGACGACCTGGTTCGTTCCGAGACTGACGGGTCACGGCCCGTTCGAGAGCGTGTACGGGGTCATGGCCGCCTGGGGCGCGAACCACGGCGCGATTTCCTACGGGCACATCGGCGCCGACCTGGTCACCTTGGCCTCGGTCCTGCGTATCCCGGTCGACATGCACAACTGCGACGACGTGTTCCGTCCCGCTGTCTGGTCGCGATTCGGGGCCCTTGAGGAACAAGGGGCGGACTTCCGTGCGTGCAGCGCCTTCGGTCCGCTCTGGGGATAG